A section of the Malus sylvestris chromosome 17, drMalSylv7.2, whole genome shotgun sequence genome encodes:
- the LOC126610979 gene encoding uncharacterized protein LOC126610979, which translates to MVMKLKTISPAKFFGNTLPRPRFYTDVKFNDHRVDPPADVLDPFLSWANEAHWTMGGLSFKRLRLQGRIEGSVGKLRAQREKIENEKQKLAKSANGSGRNQPNGKRASSDSPPPAPIVTKRRRFLDVISESDEEEQEAEVVKGKRLVKKLVDEFDKVALEADRDNSVSPSKGLSGGSEGASTRRTRSRRSEEEEAAETVLKVAEEVNKLSFKDKKLKGKSSKGKENKEKASGIVNGTRTSPRLAKRS; encoded by the coding sequence ATGGTGATGAAGCTCAAAACAATTAGCCCCGCCAAGTTCTTCGGAAACACCCTCCCCCGCCCCCGCTTCTACACCGATGTCAAGTTCAACGACCACCGCGTCGACCCACCTGCCGACGTCCTCGACCCCTTTCTCTCGTGGGCCAACGAGGCCCACTGGACCATGGGCGGTCTCAGCTTCAAGCGCCTCAGGCTACAGGGCCGCATCGAAGGCAGCGTCGGCAAACTCCGCGCGCAGAGGGAGAAGATCGAGAATGAGAAGCAAAAGCTTGCGAAATCCGCAAATGGGTCGGGTCGTAATCAGCCCAACGGCAAGAGGGCTTCCTCTGATTCGCCCCCTCCGGCTCCGATCGTGACAAAACGCCGGAGGTTCTTGGATGTGATCAGTGAGAGCGATGAGGAGGAACAGGAGGCAGAGGTTGTGAAGGGGAAGAGGCTTGTGAAGAAGCTGGTGGATGAGTTTGATAAGGTGGCTTTGGAGGCTGATAGAGATAACAGCGTGAGCCCCTCAAAGGGTTTGAGTGGCGGATCGGAGGGAGCGTCCACAAGGAGGACTCGGAGCCGGAGATCGGAGGAAGAGGAGGCTGCGGAGACCGTGTTGAAGGTGGCAGAGGAGGTGAATAAGCTGAGTTTCAAGGACAAGAAATTGAAGGGTAAAAGCAGCAAGGGGAAGGAGAACAAAGAGAAGGCCTCCGGTATTGTAAATGGCACTAGGACTTCGCCCAGATTGGCAAAACGTAGCTGA
- the LOC126610976 gene encoding mannan endo-1,4-beta-mannosidase 2-like, translated as MILGSSAEKKKMVVAGNALFYPIIGFASCVAFIYMSFGNLGSNFGNQTKLSFVGRNGTQFMLDGKAFYINGWNSYWLMDNSVDEHRKPRVRQILQAGAKMGLTVCRTWAFNDGDYNALQISPGHFNEQVFKALDHVIVEARQQGIRLLLCLVNNLQAYGGKTQYVKWAWEEGVGLSASNDSFFFDPSIRIYFKNYVKTLLTRKNTLNGIQYRNDPTIFAWELINEPRCITDASGDTLQDWIEEMSAFVKAIDKNHLLTVGLEGFYGPKSPKRLTVNPEMWASRLGSDFIRNSKIPNIDFASVHIYPDHWFHDEEFHNNLKFVYKWMRSHIEDGDNELNKPVMFTEYGLSNQNKDFEPSQRVRFYKTILDVIYKSAKKNQSGAGALAWQFFVGGMDEYNDEFGIIPWESPSEYKMMIEQSCRLARLNGPTQHQRNLKDLCSQRQ; from the exons ATGATCTTGGGTTCCTctgcagagaagaagaaaatggtagTGGCAGGAAATGCCCTGTTCTACCCGATTATCGGATTCGCATCGTGTGTGGCCTTCATCTACATGTCTTTCGGTAACTTGGGGTCGAATTTTGGCAACCAAACGAAATTGAGTTTTGTGGGGAGGAATGGGACTCAGTTCATGTTGGATGGCAAGGCATTTTACATTAATGGGTGGAATTCTTACTGGCTGATGGATAATAGTGTGGATGAGCATAGAAAGCCGAGGGTCCGGCAGATACTGCAAGCCGGTGCGAAAATGGGCCTCACCGTCTGCCGGACTTGGGCGTTTAATGACGGCGACTACAATGCCCTCCAGATTTCCCCTGGTCACTTCAATGAGCAAGTGTTCAAG GCTTTGGATCATGTCATTGTAGAAGCTAGACAACAGGGCATCAGGTTGCTTCTTTGCTTAGTTAATAACTTGCAAGCATATGGCGGGAAGACTCAGTATGTAAAGTGGGCATGGGAAGAAGGTGTTGGTTTGAGCGCTTCCAATGACTCATTTTTCTTCGATCCATCTATTCGCATTTATTTCAAGAACTACGTCAAG aCTCTCCTAACAAGGAAGAATACTCTCAATGGAATTCAGTATAGAAATGATCCTACCATTTTCGCGTGGGAATTAATAAACGAACCTCGTTGCATAACTGATGCTTCAGGTGACACTCTCCAA GATTGGATAGAAGAAATGTCAGCTTTTGTGAAAGCAATTGACAAGAACCATCTACTGACTGTGGGCCTTGAAGGGTTTTATGGTCCTAAAAGCCCTAAAAGGTTAACTGTGAATCCAGAAATGTGGGCATCCAGACTTGGCTCAGATTTTATTCGCAACTCCAAGATCCCCAATATTGATTTTGCCTCTGTTCATATCTACCCTGACCATTG GTTCCATGATGAAGAATTTCACAATAACCTCAAATTTGTCTACAAGTGGATGCGTTCTCACATTGAAGACGGAGACAATGAACTGAACAAACCTGTCATGTTCACCGAATATGGGTTGTCAAACCAGAACAAGGACTTTGAACCATCTCAGCGTGTTAGGTTTTACAAAACTATTTTAGACGTGATATACAAATCTGCCAAGAAAAACCAGTCTGGAGCAGGTGCTTTAGCCTGGCAGTTTTTCGTTGGAGGAATGGACGAGTATAATGATGAGTTTGGGATAATTCCATGGGAAAGTCCGTCTGAGTATAAGATGATGATAGAACAATCGTGCAGGTTGGCTAGACTCAATGGACCAACTCAACACCAGCGAAATTTGAAAGACTTGTGTTCGCAAAGACAGTGA